The Pectobacterium parmentieri genome segment CCGATCTGGCTTCTCGCCTCGACTGGGGACAAATCTACAAGCTACAACCGTTGTCGGATGATGAGAAAGGGGAAGCGCTACAGTTACGTGCCAGACTGCGCGGGTTCGAATTGCCGGAAGACGTGAGTCGTTTTCTGCTTAAGCGTTTAGATCGAGAAATGCGCACGTTATTTATGACGCTCGATCAGCTTGACCACGCTTCCATCACCGCACAGCGCAAGCTGACCATTCCCTTTGTGAAAGAGATCCTCGGGCTGTAGCGGGAGATCGCTCGTTGACGATCGTCGCTGAGGATTGCCGACGACTATCGTTCACAACCATTGTTCACAACGACAGAATTTCCAACACCTGCTCCGGCGGGCGGCCAATACGTGCCTGGCCCTGTGCCACGACGATAGGACGCTCGATGAGTTTCGGGTTATCGATCATCGCCTGAATAAGTTGCGCTTCCGTCAGCGCAGCGTCCGATAGCCCCAACTGCTGATAACTCTCTTCGTTGGTTCTCATCAACTCGCGTGCGCTGCTAAAGCCCAACTGCTGGATAAGCTGAGCCAGCGTTGCGGCATCGGGCGGCGTGTCGAGATAGAGCACGACGTCAGGGGCAATCTTGTGCTCTTGCAGTAGCGCCAGCGTTTCACGGCTTTTTGAGCAGCGCGGGTTGTGGTAAATCGTCACGGATGCTTTGGTTGAAAGCAGTGTCATTGTCATGCTCCTTATCAGGATTTCTGGTACTGGCGGAAACGCTGTTGTAACTGGCGGAACTGGTCAATGCGGGCGTCGTAGCGTGCCTGCTCCAGGCTGCCCAATTTGACCAATGAACTCGCGTTGCTCAGTAACCGAATAGATTGATCGAGTTGGCCATTAAGCGCCAGACTCTCTGCGCGTGCGGCCAGTTCTTCTGCGCGCTGCCCTTGGGCTGCTGCGGCTTGCGCTAATAGATCCCAGCCGTTCGGATCGTCAGGGTGCGCATAGGTGTAGCGATACAGTATTTTTCCAGCGGCAGCAGGCTGTTTCCCTTCCACATAAGCATTGGCCAGATTAAGCTGAAGTACTGGATTAGCCTGCATTCCGGACACATTTTGTAAACGGGCGATCGCCTGCGTGGCGCGGTTTTGTCCCAGATCGATATCGGTCATCATATCCAGAAACCACGGATTGTCAGGTGTGCTGCTTAGCAGCGGTTGCAGCACATTACGCGCTTCATCGTACTTCTTGGCCTGATACAACTGAATCGCACGGCCATACTTCGCAGCCAACTGCTCCCGCACGTTACCTTTTTCCCACTGTACTAATAGATCGTCGTTCAGCGGACGATCCGGTGCACCATACATACCAAAAGTACGCATTTTGGCGAACAGGAAATCCTGAGAGGACTGCACCGGCGTTGAGCGCATCTGGTTGGCGCGGTTGCGGGCGTCAGACAGGCGGCTTTCTGGCAATGGGTGAGTTAGTAGCATTTCTGGTGGCCTGGAGGCATAGCGCGATTGATCAGCCAGCTTTTGCAGGAAATTCGGCATAGCTTGCGGATCAAAACCTGCCCGCTGCAACAC includes the following:
- the arsC gene encoding arsenate reductase (glutaredoxin) (This arsenate reductase requires both glutathione and glutaredoxin to convert arsenate to arsenite, after which the efflux transporter formed by ArsA and ArsB can extrude the arsenite from the cell, providing resistance.), coding for MTLLSTKASVTIYHNPRCSKSRETLALLQEHKIAPDVVLYLDTPPDAATLAQLIQQLGFSSARELMRTNEESYQQLGLSDAALTEAQLIQAMIDNPKLIERPIVVAQGQARIGRPPEQVLEILSL
- a CDS encoding tetratricopeptide repeat protein, with product MSIRLRKTLMSVLLGALLAGSQLPAQADTLDRLPDIGTTAGGTLSINQELAMGDFYVRQLRAGAPLINDPLLSNYINQLGNRLVKQADSVRTPFHFYLIRNDDINAFAFFGGNVVLHSALFRYADSESELASVLAHEISHVTQRHLARSMESQQRSAPLTWVGALGSILLAMANPQLGMAALSGTLAGAQQGMITFTQSNEQEADRIGIQVLQRAGFDPQAMPNFLQKLADQSRYASRPPEMLLTHPLPESRLSDARNRANQMRSTPVQSSQDFLFAKMRTFGMYGAPDRPLNDDLLVQWEKGNVREQLAAKYGRAIQLYQAKKYDEARNVLQPLLSSTPDNPWFLDMMTDIDLGQNRATQAIARLQNVSGMQANPVLQLNLANAYVEGKQPAAAGKILYRYTYAHPDDPNGWDLLAQAAAAQGQRAEELAARAESLALNGQLDQSIRLLSNASSLVKLGSLEQARYDARIDQFRQLQQRFRQYQKS